In Neofelis nebulosa isolate mNeoNeb1 chromosome 10, mNeoNeb1.pri, whole genome shotgun sequence, one DNA window encodes the following:
- the SLC43A1 gene encoding large neutral amino acids transporter small subunit 3 isoform X3 — translation MLNLGFTIGSFVLSATTLPLGILMDRFGPRPTRLVGSASFAASCALMALASRDTRVLSPLIFLALSLNGFGGICLTFSSLTLPNMFGNLRSTFMALMIGSYASSAITFPGIKLIYDAGVSFVVIMFTWSGLACLIFLNCALNWPSEAFPAPEEVNYTKKIKLSGLALDHKVTGDRFYTHVTIVGQRLSQKAPSLEDGAEVFISSQDVRGISESPPEKSVPFRQSLCSPIFLWSLLTMGMTQLRVIFYMAAMNKMLEYLVTAGQEHETDILRKRTAETVGFYSSIFGAMQLLCLLTCPLIGYIMDWRIKDCVDAPTEGSALGNARDGVATRSARPRYRKIQKITNAINAFTLTNFLLVGFGVTCLINSLHLQYVTFILHTVVRGFFHSACGSLYAAVFPSNHFGTLTGLQSLISAVFALLQQPLFMAMVGPLKGEPFWVNLGLLLFSLLGFLLPSYLFYYRAQLQREYATDWEGPKKVLGSSEVTA, via the exons ATGCTCAACCTGGGCTTCACCATCGGCTCCTTCGTGCTCAGCGCCACGACCCTGCCGCTGGGAATCCTCATGGACCGCTTTGGCCCCCGGCCCACGCGGCTGGTTGGCAG TGCCAGCTTCGCCGCGTCCTGCGCCCTCATGGCCCTGGCCTCTCGGGACACCAGAG TTCTGTCTCCGTTGATATTCCTGGCGCTGTCCCTGAATGGCTTTGGTGGCATCTGCTTAACGTTCTCTTCACTCACG CTGCCCAACATGTTTGGGAACCTGCGGTCTACGTTCATGGCCCTTATGATCGGCTCGTACGCCTCTTCTGCCATCACGTTCCCAGGAATCAAG CTGATCTATGACGCTGGCGTGTCCTTCGTGGTCATCATGTTCACGTGGTCGGGCCTGGCCTGCCTCATCTTTCTGAACTGTGCCCTCAACTGGCCCAGCGAAGCCTTTCCTGCTCCCGAGGAAGTCAACTACAC GAAGAAGATCAAGCTCAGCGGACTGGCCCTCGATCACAAGGTGACAGGTGACCGCTTCTACACCCATGTGACCATTGTGGGCCAGCGGCTGAGCCAGAAGGCCCCCAGCCTGGAGGACGGGGCTGAAGTCTTCATCTCATCCCAGGATGTTCGTGGCATCTCAGAAAGCCCTCCTGAGA AGTCTGTCCCCTTCCGCCAGAGCCTCTGTTCCCCCATTTTCCTGTGGAGCCTTCTCACCATGGGCATGACCCAGCTGAGGGTCATCTTCTACATGGCCGCCATGAACAAGATGCTGGAGTACCTCGTGACTGCTGGTCAGGAGCATG agACGGACATCCTGAGAAAAAGGACGGCAGAGACAG TTGGGTTCTACTCCTCCATCTTTGGGGCCATGCAGCTGTTGTGCCTTCTCACCTGCCCCCTCATTGGCTACATCATGGACTGGCGGATCAAGGACTGTGTGGACGCCCCCACTGAGGGCAGTGCCCTCGGAAACGCCAG GGATGGGGTCGCCACCAGGTCGGCCAGACCGCGCTACCGCAAGATCCAGAAGATCACCAATGCCATCAACGCCTTCACCCTGACCAACTTTCTGCTGGTGGGGTTTGGTGTCACCTGCCTCATCAATAGCTTACACCTCCAG TACGTGACCTTTATCCTGCACACCGTGGTTCGAGGTTTCTTCCACTCAGCCTGTGGGAGCCTCTATGCTGCAGT GTTCCCGTCCAACCACTTTGGGACGCTGACGGGTCTGCAGTCCCTCATCAGTGCTGTGTTTGCCCTGCTCCAGCAGCCGCTTTTCATGGCCATGGTGGGACCCTTGAAAGGAGAGCCCTTCTGG
- the SLC43A1 gene encoding large neutral amino acids transporter small subunit 3 isoform X2, whose translation MAGPGACPAPSPSLCPRPPRQTRARTSSAAQPLAPVSPASRPPPHPGAALLGRDKRPRDPGAGAPGVRAALPGTFPGVLGSVPCRYQLPNMFGNLRSTFMALMIGSYASSAITFPGIKLIYDAGVSFVVIMFTWSGLACLIFLNCALNWPSEAFPAPEEVNYTKKIKLSGLALDHKVTGDRFYTHVTIVGQRLSQKAPSLEDGAEVFISSQDVRGISESPPEKSVPFRQSLCSPIFLWSLLTMGMTQLRVIFYMAAMNKMLEYLVTAGQEHETDILRKRTAETVGFYSSIFGAMQLLCLLTCPLIGYIMDWRIKDCVDAPTEGSALGNARDGVATRSARPRYRKIQKITNAINAFTLTNFLLVGFGVTCLINSLHLQYVTFILHTVVRGFFHSACGSLYAAVFPSNHFGTLTGLQSLISAVFALLQQPLFMAMVGPLKGEPFWVNLGLLLFSLLGFLLPSYLFYYRAQLQREYATDWEGPKKVLGSSEVTA comes from the exons ATGGCAGGGCCCGgcgcctgccccgccccctccccgagCCTCTGCCCTCGCCCGCCAAGACAGACCCGAGCCAGGACCTCCAGTGCTGCCCAGCCCCTCGCCCCCGTTAGCCCGGCCTcgcgccctcccccccaccccggcgcCGCCCTGCTGGGCCGAGACAAGCGCCCCCGAGACCCTGGGGCGGGGGCGCCAGGGGTCCGGGCAGCTCTCCCTGGCACTTTCCCTGGTGTCCTTGGCAGCGTGCCTTGCAGATACCAG CTGCCCAACATGTTTGGGAACCTGCGGTCTACGTTCATGGCCCTTATGATCGGCTCGTACGCCTCTTCTGCCATCACGTTCCCAGGAATCAAG CTGATCTATGACGCTGGCGTGTCCTTCGTGGTCATCATGTTCACGTGGTCGGGCCTGGCCTGCCTCATCTTTCTGAACTGTGCCCTCAACTGGCCCAGCGAAGCCTTTCCTGCTCCCGAGGAAGTCAACTACAC GAAGAAGATCAAGCTCAGCGGACTGGCCCTCGATCACAAGGTGACAGGTGACCGCTTCTACACCCATGTGACCATTGTGGGCCAGCGGCTGAGCCAGAAGGCCCCCAGCCTGGAGGACGGGGCTGAAGTCTTCATCTCATCCCAGGATGTTCGTGGCATCTCAGAAAGCCCTCCTGAGA AGTCTGTCCCCTTCCGCCAGAGCCTCTGTTCCCCCATTTTCCTGTGGAGCCTTCTCACCATGGGCATGACCCAGCTGAGGGTCATCTTCTACATGGCCGCCATGAACAAGATGCTGGAGTACCTCGTGACTGCTGGTCAGGAGCATG agACGGACATCCTGAGAAAAAGGACGGCAGAGACAG TTGGGTTCTACTCCTCCATCTTTGGGGCCATGCAGCTGTTGTGCCTTCTCACCTGCCCCCTCATTGGCTACATCATGGACTGGCGGATCAAGGACTGTGTGGACGCCCCCACTGAGGGCAGTGCCCTCGGAAACGCCAG GGATGGGGTCGCCACCAGGTCGGCCAGACCGCGCTACCGCAAGATCCAGAAGATCACCAATGCCATCAACGCCTTCACCCTGACCAACTTTCTGCTGGTGGGGTTTGGTGTCACCTGCCTCATCAATAGCTTACACCTCCAG TACGTGACCTTTATCCTGCACACCGTGGTTCGAGGTTTCTTCCACTCAGCCTGTGGGAGCCTCTATGCTGCAGT GTTCCCGTCCAACCACTTTGGGACGCTGACGGGTCTGCAGTCCCTCATCAGTGCTGTGTTTGCCCTGCTCCAGCAGCCGCTTTTCATGGCCATGGTGGGACCCTTGAAAGGAGAGCCCTTCTGG